Sequence from the Gemmatimonadota bacterium genome:
GTATCCTCGTTCTGCCATGCAGAATGCAATCCCCCGCTACACAGAATCAGCATCTGCCCTCGACGCGCAACAGCCGGAACAGGCTCTTGCTCCAGCCAGGGCGTATCAACCAGTTCGGGCACATGCTCGGGATAAGCCGGCGCAGTATCCGACGGCTTGGGACGCAACCCGTGGACGCGGGGCAACATCGCCTTGTGCTCTGGCGTCAAAACCCGGCTCCAGTGTTCCATAATCGGGCGATGGCTACCCGGCAGAATGCGCATAGCCCCCCGATGCTCGGGCACGTCATTGACCCAGAGCCACAACTCAGCGCGCATCCGGCGTGGCGTCGCCTGAAAATCCTCCCATGTCGCCTGAATATCGACGTGACATCCATTCCCCCATTGCTCGCGAACGCTCGCAAAAGGTGCGCTGCTCGGTGCGCGCTCGTGGGGCGACAATCCCCACCACAGATGTACGGATTCAGCTCGCAGCACCTTTTTGGCGACCTCCTCCAAATAGGGATGCTGGACAACATCGACATAATCCGGATCTTCATAAGGCGACCGCCCGCTCGCCTTCAACCTGTCCCATGCCGCTTCCGCGCGGTCCAACTCCTCGGTCGTGAAGGGGCTGTCGATCGTAACCGCTCCCTCCTCATCGTATTGCCTCATTTGTACATCGGTAAATAGCATAGATCCTCCTTTAGTGTTTCGAATCAACCAATCCCTACCATAAGTTTATCGCCTCTCAATCCGAAATTCAAGCAAATACCGCGAGCTATGCCTTGTGTGGGACAAGCCAATAGCCTATATTTCTAATAGATTCTATTCTCAAAACTTTAGTATCTTTTGTGAAAGGCTTCTCGATGAACACAACCCTCAAATGTGTTGCACCCGCCCTGCTCTGTTTCTTGCTCTCTGCACCGCTTTCCGCCCAGGAAGCCCAGATTGATTCTCTCATTGCTCAGGGACAGGCTGCTTTTGAAACCAACAAAAAAGACCAGGCCATCAAAGCACTCACAGCGGCCATCAAACAAAACCCCGACAACATCCAGACCTACCTCGCCGTTGCCCCCATATACATCAACGCGGGGTATCTGGACCACGCGATGAAGGCATTTAAAGAAGCCCTCAAACTCAATGATGCCTCGCCAGAAGCCCAGACCGGCATTGCAGAGATCCACTACAAAAAAGCCTCTGGTGGGATCATGGCCGTTTACCATGCCCGCAAAGCCGTCAGCGCGGCCCGGCGTGCCACCCGGCTCGCCCCCACCTACGCGCCCGCCTACATCCTCCTCGGCCGTGCGTACATCCGTCTGAATGAGAACCACACCGCTGCCTCTCGGGCTTTTGCACAGGCACTGACACACCAACCCGACAATCCCGAAATCGCCTATCTCCTGGGCACTTCTTACATTGAACTGCGCCGCAATGCCGAAGGTCGTCAACGCGACAACCAGATGATCCTGAGTGAATCCATCCTCAAAAACCTCGAATACCACCTCGAAAATGCTCGCTTCCTTCCCATCGCCGCGCAGATCCTCTTCGATAAGGGAGAGCCGGAAAAAGCCCTCAACGTCTTTGAGCAATTCATCAACACCCTGCCCGAAACAGAACGGATCTATTACGATGACATCGCCATGGTAGGTACCAAAGAAGAACTCAAAATCTACGAAGAAACCCCCGAAGCCGAACGCCCCGCCTTTCTCGAACAATTCTGGGCAAAGCGCGATTTTGATTTGCTCACCGAAATCAACGAACGCCTCATCGAGCACTACCGCAGGGTGTGGTACGCGCGGAACCACTTCGCCGAAGCCAAAACGCCCTGGGATGCGCGGGGAGACATCTACATCCGCTATGGCGACCCCGACTACCGCGCGCGTTCTGGCAGAGCCAATCCCGAAATCACGCCTGCCGTAGAACAGGTCAAAGAACGCCTCGCCCTGGCTCTCTACGGTCCCGAAGCCATGGACGAAGTTTTTACCGGACCGGTCTATCCCATCCGCTCCAACCAGTCTTTCGTCGGCGAACTCGACCCCGCAGCCCTCGCACGCACCGATGAAGGCGGCAATATTCTCGTTCCCCCCGGTACAATTGAAGGCAACCAGAACGAATTCGTCCTCACAGAAGCCCTTGGCGCAGATGGTGAGGCAAGCGGCGAAGTCGGAGAAATTGGGCAGTTGGCCCTCGACGAATACCAGCGGCGGCAGATGCGCCCGGAAAATCAGCACCACTTCCTGCCCGTCACCTCACGCGGCGACATGACCATTGTCCCCTGGGAAACCTGGGTTTATACCAATATTGGAGAAGGCATCGAAATCACCTTCACCAACGAGTTGGGCAATGGCGTTTACAGCTACGCGCCGCTTCCCGACTTTCCCCACGAAGAAACCACCATCGGTCTTCACCGGTACTCCCTCCTCGCGTATTACGCCCCCGAAGCCATCGCCAACCGCACGGTCAGCGAAGTCCCCGACTTTTACACACCCGGCGGCCCCATGTCGGGCCTCGGATTCCACTACGATTTTGCCGACTTTCGCGGGCCAGATGGCGCCACCCGCCTGGAAATCTACTACGGCATTGACCCTGTAGAAATGGGCACCTTTGCTTCGGGCGACACCTCCACGATTGTCGCCGACTGCGCCGTCATCCTGGCCGACACCTCCTACACCAATGTTTATCGCGCACAAGACGCCATATTTTTCCGGTCTATCGGCCACCACATGTGGCCCGAAGGCTCCTTCATCCCCACCCTCATCCCGATAGACGTACCCCCCGGCAACTACCTGCTCACAGTACAGGTCAATGACCGCGCTGCCGAACGCAAAGGTATTTATCGCCATCAAGTACACGTTGAACCTTACCAATCCAACGCCTTGCAACTCAGCGACATCCAGCTAAGCTGGAACATCTCGGAAAACCCGGGCGATGAAAAATTCCGCAAAGGCGACGTATGGGTCGTGCCCATGATCTCCCGCGCCTACCAGAAAGATCAGAGCGCCTATGCCTACTACGAACTCTATAACCTCACCCGAAACGAATTTGGGCAAACCCGCTATCGCGTCACCTATACCATTGCCGTGGAAGATCCAATACGCCCCTTCAATCTGGTCCGCAGCAGCGTTGGTGCCCTTGCCAGTATATTCCAGCGAAAGGACAAAACACAGGTCACAGTCAGCTTCGAACAGACCGGCAACGAACAATCTACCACCGGGTATTTTGAACTCAGCCTGAAAAAAGTCAAAGCCGGTTACAACCGCCTCACCGTCACTGTCGAAGACCTCAACAATGGACAGAAAGCCGCCAAAGAAATCCAGTTCAGGTATAAAAAATAGAGAGCTGGCAAAATCAAAAAAAGGCGACCGAAAAACTCGGTCGCCTTTTTACATGCTCAACACAACGAACTAAAACGCGAAGCCCATCCCAAACCGCAAGGGTTGATTCAGATCGTGTTTGGACTGCTGCCACGCCACATCCGCCGTGATCTTTGTCCCGGCCAGGGGCAATTTCACGCCTGCACCTGCTGTAAGCCCAAAGGAATCGTAGCGGAACATATACCCTCCGCGCAGCGCCAGCATATTGCCCAGCCAGGCTTCGCCGCCCACATGGTAGCGCTCTTCCCAGTTGATCAGGAAGTTCATCTCAGCCGCCCCAGTGATATAAAACGGATCGCCTTGCTGCCCATAGACCTCGGCAGCGGTTCCCAGATTGAACGACAGAGGTTGCTGGAACTGCCGCCGCAACACCTCTGTATCCTTTCCGAAGTTCCGCAGTGCCATTGACAGCCTCAGACTGCCAAGTCCGGTGTAGAACTTGGTGCCAAAATCCACGTTAAAAGTCGTGTGGTTGGTCAGATCAAGATCCTCGCGAGCCAGCATAAATCGCACGCCAAAGGACAGCTTGTCCGTGAACTTGCGGCTATAGATGAGACTAAAGGCCGATGTGCCCAGGCTGAGCGTTCGACCCGTGCCTCCCGGCTGCAAAATCGTGGTCTCTTCCACATCCTCTGGCTTAAAAGTCAGGATGCTGACTCCGATGGTATGCACACCGCTTGTATAAGCTATAGCCCCTGTGTTAAATGTAGAATTTACGAACCACTGCGAATGGCTCAACGACACTTCCAATTTCTCCACGCCCGTCATCCCGGCCGGATTCCACCACGCGGCATTGACATCGTCTGCAGCTGTTGCATAAGCACTCCCCATTGCCACGGCTCGAGGGCTTTGCGCCACCGCAAGAGGTGAGAAGATTGTCAAGTCCGGCCGCTTGATAAGCCCACCTGCATATGCTGGAATAGCCATCAATGTCGTGGCGAGCATGCAGATGACAAAAACTTTTTTATACATACTTGCACTCCTTATTCAGAGGGGCGATAGGCAGAGACTACCCATCGCCCGCCGGTTACCTGACAGATCCCCCAACCACCACAAATGTCCCGCGCTGGATCTTTCCGTTACTCTCTGGCGTCAGGGACTTCACCACGAAGAAATAGACCCCGGCTGGAACCTGTCCCGTCACCGCCTTGGTGAGCTGGATATATTCCGCTTCTCCAACCGCTGGATTATCGTGGTCAAATTCCGACATCAGATCTCCGGAAACCGAGAAAATCTTCACATTGCACTTGGACGGCAAATTCACGAATCGAATTTTATCCGATCCCTCATAGGCGTGAGAACCATCGGCCAGGAAGGGATTGGGCACCACCGACACCTTCGCTTCCAGGCGTTCGGCCTCTGCATAAGCAGCCACTGCCGGACTCGTGGGTATCCACGAATACCGGAAGAACTGCTCGGGAGCAGCCAATCCGCTCTCCAGCCCGCTTTGCACCGATTGCTGTGCAGCCGGTGGCAAATCGGATAGCGTCCTGGTGCCATCGCTGCTGGTCCAGGTGCTGTGACCAGTGTCATAAGCCGTCACCGCATAATAATAGGCAAATCCAGCCAGAGATGTATCGTCGGTGTAAGAATACCGATCACCCTCTTTGTGGGACGTATCTCCGACTTTGATATCCTTCAAGAGTTGCCAGTTGTCGAAGTAAAAATCGCTGCGGTAAACCCGGTACCCAGCAATATCCCTGGCCTCAGCAGTACCCGCATAATCGGGATCTTCCAGATCGTCGATACTCTGCCAGCTAATTTGGGCCGTAGCTGCCGGTGTATTCGCGATCCAGGTGTGGAGATCCGGCGGCGGGAGCGGCACGTCGCCGCCCAGTTCGTACATCGCCTGCGCGTGCTGCGCGTGCTTCATCAAATTCCGCATGGCCTTGTCCGTGTGCAAATCGGCCTGGTTCTGCGGAATATTTCGCTGCCAGCCCCACATATTTTCTTCTACCGGCATCGCCGCTGTAAAAGCCATCACGATCTTCACGCGGTCGCCCCTTTGCATATCGTAGGGACCATACGTGTGAGAAAACGCATGCCAGTTGGGCGACATGGGTTGCTCGGGGGTCTCTCCCCGTCGCGTGGGATTGTCCTGCACTGGCAACGGCGCAGTCGGATTGTCCGGCCAGCC
This genomic interval carries:
- a CDS encoding GWxTD domain-containing protein, with translation MNTTLKCVAPALLCFLLSAPLSAQEAQIDSLIAQGQAAFETNKKDQAIKALTAAIKQNPDNIQTYLAVAPIYINAGYLDHAMKAFKEALKLNDASPEAQTGIAEIHYKKASGGIMAVYHARKAVSAARRATRLAPTYAPAYILLGRAYIRLNENHTAASRAFAQALTHQPDNPEIAYLLGTSYIELRRNAEGRQRDNQMILSESILKNLEYHLENARFLPIAAQILFDKGEPEKALNVFEQFINTLPETERIYYDDIAMVGTKEELKIYEETPEAERPAFLEQFWAKRDFDLLTEINERLIEHYRRVWYARNHFAEAKTPWDARGDIYIRYGDPDYRARSGRANPEITPAVEQVKERLALALYGPEAMDEVFTGPVYPIRSNQSFVGELDPAALARTDEGGNILVPPGTIEGNQNEFVLTEALGADGEASGEVGEIGQLALDEYQRRQMRPENQHHFLPVTSRGDMTIVPWETWVYTNIGEGIEITFTNELGNGVYSYAPLPDFPHEETTIGLHRYSLLAYYAPEAIANRTVSEVPDFYTPGGPMSGLGFHYDFADFRGPDGATRLEIYYGIDPVEMGTFASGDTSTIVADCAVILADTSYTNVYRAQDAIFFRSIGHHMWPEGSFIPTLIPIDVPPGNYLLTVQVNDRAAERKGIYRHQVHVEPYQSNALQLSDIQLSWNISENPGDEKFRKGDVWVVPMISRAYQKDQSAYAYYELYNLTRNEFGQTRYRVTYTIAVEDPIRPFNLVRSSVGALASIFQRKDKTQVTVSFEQTGNEQSTTGYFELSLKKVKAGYNRLTVTVEDLNNGQKAAKEIQFRYKK
- a CDS encoding PorV/PorQ family protein translates to MYKKVFVICMLATTLMAIPAYAGGLIKRPDLTIFSPLAVAQSPRAVAMGSAYATAADDVNAAWWNPAGMTGVEKLEVSLSHSQWFVNSTFNTGAIAYTSGVHTIGVSILTFKPEDVEETTILQPGGTGRTLSLGTSAFSLIYSRKFTDKLSFGVRFMLAREDLDLTNHTTFNVDFGTKFYTGLGSLRLSMALRNFGKDTEVLRRQFQQPLSFNLGTAAEVYGQQGDPFYITGAAEMNFLINWEERYHVGGEAWLGNMLALRGGYMFRYDSFGLTAGAGVKLPLAGTKITADVAWQQSKHDLNQPLRFGMGFAF
- a CDS encoding phytanoyl-CoA dioxygenase family protein, whose protein sequence is MLFTDVQMRQYDEEGAVTIDSPFTTEELDRAEAAWDRLKASGRSPYEDPDYVDVVQHPYLEEVAKKVLRAESVHLWWGLSPHERAPSSAPFASVREQWGNGCHVDIQATWEDFQATPRRMRAELWLWVNDVPEHRGAMRILPGSHRPIMEHWSRVLTPEHKAMLPRVHGLRPKPSDTAPAYPEHVPELVDTPWLEQEPVPAVARRGQMLILCSGGLHSAWQNEDT